The sequence below is a genomic window from Dermacentor albipictus isolate Rhodes 1998 colony chromosome 2, USDA_Dalb.pri_finalv2, whole genome shotgun sequence.
TACCAAACACAAGAGTTTGACCGTGACAGATATATGAAAGTTTATTTCATGTAGTTTTGGTGTCGTCACGTTTACTTGCGGCAATAAGTCGCTCCCCCTCCCCCAACCcctaaaagaaaacagaagaaaatgaaagaaacttCATTTGTTGCCATCAGCGATTACATCGTAACGCTTAAGGGTAAGGGTGTTCGCCAGTGCAGAAATCATTGAGAGAAAGCTCTAGCTCGGGGTCAACTTCGATGCCGCTTATTCTCAACTATATGCAAACCGCAAAAATGATTTTATTAATCAACTGGTGAACCGATctgaattaaatttgttgcatttgagagagaaaattaaattctagtgactgtagaGAGTTCAATTCTGATACAGGGCCTGGAATATTTTAGATGTATAACCGAAAATGGGTAAGCTTTAaagaaaaactggctgtggcttagctaaggttaagcccaggatgcgaagcatactagcctttattttaacgcgacagcgttaaggagctcgtgtcgcagaaaagccggtgtcgttggcgtcggctcaggcgtgcggcgcttgctcaggcgcacatttcgttgtcgcgctgaacgctgcgttgctcgacgctcaccgcgtccgatgcggggcgcgtagtcgctgcgccgtagcaaagccacctagaaacagtctctgtagcacgccgcaaccttcgcttctcattccaacgagcagctctgtctccaggaggcatctcacctcgtgagtgtctagcagaggcaagcgcagctgcttatataccgccgcgacgccgcgagcgacgccgcgagttggagccccgtttctcctctgtcgtgaggtcacggtgtcacgtggtattgaaggcgacaccgccgcgcctgaggagctgggttgagctctagtaatatgcttcgcataaaaactgaaGCACGAAGCTTCCATATTCGTAACTCATTCGTACCATTCGTACcagaaacagatatcgcagttatgtaaactgcatctgttgaAGCATCTCAATCGAACCCACTTTATAAATGAATCTACAACTTATGTGAAACTGTTACAAAgtttacgagggttttgcaaaagtactGCTGCAAAATCCAACTTCGCTtagtgcgaaggttgtgggttcggtgccCACTGGCGACAAGTTTTATTTTCGTCCACGTTCATcgccccctttcttttctttattttctacaCTCCAAGTTACAACCGCAACTATTAACCCCTATGGTCTCCTTGGATTCATTGCATGTCGCCTTTATATGATCGTGCGATTAACAAAAATAGGGCCTCTCGGTTTGCCTTATTACACACAGATTAGTGGCATATTTCATAGCGGTGTATAATATTACATCAGATTTTTTTCGCAAAATTCTGATATCAGTATTTATTACCGAGTTACGGAGTTTGAAACCTGGTAacataccgttttttttttcgatattgtAATTTTCAACGATTTTCGTAAAAGAAAATGacggcagaaataaaaaaaaatgttccttgCTGTCACTACATTTAGCTTTTACtttaaacgcaacaaacctcATGAATATTTTCGCAGTGGTCACCAAGGAAACTATTCCTCTCTTACCATTCCTCTGTCCTTTATTACCTTTCCTTCCGCACATCCGTGCTTCGCACTGCAGAAACTTACACTATATTCTCCGTTCCCAcgtatgtatttagataggagctcccgagctaatGCAACATTTTTGCTGTGAACACACCTTGACCACTTGCCGATTGCCACTTGTACAGAGCCAGGCCGTACAAAACTTTACTGACCGAAGTGTGACTGCTCTGGCGAAGCAAGGTTGCGACTCTCGTCTTGGAAATTAAGAGGCTCCGAAGCAATGTTTTTCAGCAATATTTGCCGAAGAACAGCTGACATTTTGTGTCGACAGCCGAAGTGATAGCCACCATTTTTCTCGTTATTCGGGAGAAGATCAGTTCAACATTTAACTGAAGAAAGGAAAGGGGACGACGATCGCGAAGCACTACGCGACGCCGGTCCACGTTCTGCGCGATGCCACAAACTAAGAACAATGTAGTTTGGACCGTGGAGGAAGAGGGGGCCATGCTGTGTGATCGAGGGCAACGCACCTTTGAAGTAAGCTGTTGAAGCAATGACTTAGGCGCGTTCTGTAGATTTTTTTATAAGACTGAGGAGCGGGTCTATACGCCGCCGGATACCTGCCAGTACGTTTCAGAAATGTATACTCATTACTAACGTCTGCCCCCCCTccacatttattattattattattattattgatgatgatgatgatgatgatggtggtggtggtggcgacgatGATGCTGTTATTGATGTTGTGTTTGTTTAACCATTTCCTTTTTGACGGTGTTTTACtcaaaatgttcttttttttcgtgactCCGTCCGTGGTACTCGGATTGAGGTCTCTCTGGTCATCGTGAGGTGACATTGACTAGACTTCCCCGTAGAACATGTTATCCAAATTTTCGCCCTTACCGGTCAGGCTCTTCTCTTTGCAATCATTAGGAATCCTGCCGCCGTTTCATTTCCCAGCATGAGGTATTCCTCTGTGTCTGCCATATGCTTTGAATGACTTGTCTAAGGCCATCGTACTATGTAAATAAGGAATTCTCTCTTATTATATCGTTTCACGCTATTCATTTCGAATTACAGTCGGCGCAATAAACTCTTATCGTTTCATAAGCAACTGCGGATGCAACCTCTGATGTTGCGTTTAATATCAGCAATTAATATGATGtgatttacttttattttttcgcGAGCCCCTGTGTCGCTCACTTCGCTGCGGCAATGCCTTCGCTTTAAGATTCACTAGAATTGAATACGCTGCCCAGCGTTTGTGAACATGACTTATTATTACAATGAAGCGTAAAATGCATATAAGCTAAGAGGCGTAACCAAACTCGTTCTTGTTCGGGCCGCAAACTTCACGGAATAGGAAAAAACAAACTTCGCGCCATTTGGCAGAACTGTTGCAAGTGCTGACCTCCGGCGGCAAATTTTAGAATCACGTTGTACATTGCGCGCCGCGCTGCGTAAGTTGGCCGAAGCACCATATATATTGCATGCGATCCAGTTGGAAAACCCAAGTTGAGTGCTCCCGAGCGTAACCTCGCCGCTGCAAGTCCATAGTCAGGTAACCACGCCGCGCGAATTTCTTTGAGATGGCGTGCTTAAACTATAGCAAGCTATAGCATTCCTCCGCGAACGGCAAGCTTCGGCGGACGAATCCAAGGCGTGAAGTGACCGCTAGAGCCGGTGTGACCGCGCGATCGACGTCCTCACGCCGACCTTGGCTTCGATCACTCTGTGCGAGATAACTCAGAGTTCATCGACATGGCTTCGATGCGCAACGTTATTAAAGGTGTCAGTTTCAAGCTGAAGTGCCAAACGTTGGCCTTCGGACGTCGTTCGCTATCCACTACGCGTGCGCTAGGCGTACAGCTCACCGTCCGGGATGCCCTCAACTCGGCCATGGACGAAGAGATGGAGCGCGATGAGCGGGTTTTCCTGATCGGCGAAGAGGTGGCCCAGTACGACGGTGCCTACAAGGTGAGCCGAGGTCTCTGGAAGAAGTACGGCGACAAACGCGTTATAGACACGCCCATCACGGAGATGGGCTTCGCCGGCATCGCAGTCGGCGCCGCTTTCGCCGGCCTCAGGCCGATCTGCGAGTTCATGACGTTCAACTTCGCCATGCAAGCCATCGATCAGGTGATAAACTCGGCCGGCAAGACTTTCTACATGTCGGCCGGACACATCGCGGTGCCCATCGTGTTTCGAGGACCCAACGGCAACGCAGCCGGCGTAGCCGCTCAACATTCACAGTGCTTCGCTGCTTGGTACGGTCACTGCCCCGGCCTCAAAGTCGTGTCGCCCTACAGCGCGGAGGATTGCAAGGGCCTGCTCAAGTCGGCCATCCGAGACCCCGATCCCGTCGTCTTCCTCGAAAACGAGCTCATGTACGGCCACGCGTTCGAAGTGTCCGACGAGGTGAAGAGCAAGGACTTTCTTGTGCCCATCGGCAAAGCCAAGATCGAGAGGCCCGGTCAGCATGTCAGTCTAGTGTCGCACTCCAAGGCGGTAGGCGTGTGCCTGGACGCCGCCAAGCAGCTGGCGACCCAAGGCGTTGAGTGCGAGGTGATCAACCTTCGTAGCATCCGGCCTCTCGACGAGGAGGCTATCCAGGCGTCAGTCATGAAGACCAACCGGCTCATCACGGTCGAGAACGGCTGGCCCCACTTCGGCGTCGGAGCAGAGATCTGCGCCAGCATCGTCGAGAGTCCCGCGTTCGACTACCTGGACGCTCCCGTCATTCGTGTGACGGGCGCGGACGTGCCGATGCCCTACGCAGCCACACTTGAGCACGAGTCTGTGCCCACAGAAGATCATGTAGTGCTGGCCGTCAAGAAGTTGCTGAACATGCAGTGAAGTGACTACGAAGCTAGAGATCCCGTACTACCTCCTTCCTCGAAATTAAGGCGGCTGGCACCAAGTTTTGATTTTTGCACTTCGTCTTTGCAGccagtgtttcttttcttttagatAGGTCTGAATTTCAGTGTTATGGCTTCAGAACTAAGTGCCGCCTCTTAATCTGCAGAATCGTGTGTGCTGTAACTCCGAAAGGTGACCACCCGACCCTTCGTGATCTGTGTGCTTTGAGTGACCCCTGCTGTCCTTGTTGCAAAGTTCGAGCTGTGCCATTATAGCCTCATCCATTGCTGCAAGTGCAGTGACGTCTCACAAGATTTGACCGTTTCACGTGCATGCTTTTTACAACACACAAATATGTGCGCAATGTGTGGCACAGCCAAAATGGTGAGCAAAGAAAAAGTAATCAGCAGACCAAGTCTGCCTTGTCAGAAGTCCAATTGTTTTTTCTTAAAAGATTTATTGGTGGTTACTGTCTCACTGGAATATCCATAGAAATCATGGATTCTTTAGGTATTTTTTGGTTGTGACAAACTTGCAAATTGCATTGATGTGAGCAAGAAGCTGACAAGCTATTGAGTTTGGTCAAAGTGAACACAGCTATCCTGCAGTGTGTTTTTATTTTAGCATGGCACTTCAAAGTAAGCCAGAAAGAGGATCATGAAACTGAGATTTACAGGCTGTCGTGTGTGCAGGCTCCGTTCAGGTGCTTGATATTTATGCAAAGGGTGCTCATGTTAGATTTAAGATCTTAATAGGTGATGATGAAACGGTGCCATTTATATTGAACTCAGATCTGGTCAACATGTTTCACAATATGTCCATTTTAGATTTAAGGCCTATCAGCAGCATTCTTTATGACGATAAACTTTGTCCTTGAATCTGTGTAAAGCTTGTTTACTTGAACCCATTCTGTCGTATGTCCTGCGTGCACAACTTAGTTGACAATCACTATTCCATGATCTTCGAAATGTTTTCAAGCTGGTTTTGAACCAGTGTTGTGGAGCCCGAAAGCCCAATTACAGCTAAATTGGAAAGACAATAGCAGACTGCTGTGATAGTATCACACTGCAAGTGAAACGCAAACAAGAATCATGCACACACAATGTGACCCCAGCATCTGTATTGCAGATGGGCATGGTGACCAACAAAGTCTTTAAAATTGAGGAAAATGTGAGCCTGTCTTGCAAAATGTGCAAAAAGGCATTACTGGGTTATTTCTGAGTTGCTGCCATGATTTCTGCGACATCTCCACTCACAGGTTTGCTTGTCCACCTACTAAATTGTGCTTACCTCTGAAGCATTTGACTCAGGTCTTGAAGCATTTTGCCAATTAGTGCAAGCATTAAATGGTGCCCTTTTCTGTTTATAAATTAAAAACATTCAACAGTATTGGCTCCTGAATGCTGTTTTGTTCTACCTGTACATGCACTGCTTTATTCAGTCAGCATTTGCTTAAGCATACACATTTCTGATCTCAATATGTACTGCTGGATTTTTTAAAAGTTGCTCTGCACAACGTCGACTTTTTTTGTGCACTGAGCCAGACACATAAAGTGGGTGTCAAAAGCTTACAGACCACAATATCTGAAAAAGTTGAATCATTCCACAGCTTGAACAAGCAGTTTGGCATTCTGTGTTCCAGCCTATATATTGGTATATGTGAACAACATATAACGGCTTTACTGGCTACGTCCACATTCCACTCGAAAATTCTACATTTTCTTCGAACCTGTGGTCCATGAACTTTTGATGCCGACTGTACACATTGTGCTAGGAGCTAGACACTGAGCTAAAATGCCTATGCGAAAGAGTGCCTCAGTGTTTACCACTAAGGAAAGCATTAGGCCTATAGGAGGCTGCTCACTACTGCATTCAAATTGCCTCGGTTACTATTTCCCTCAAATTCAGCATCTCTCATATGGCACTAACATGCAGCAATGAAACACAAACATAAGAAAAACTAAAAGGTGAATTATCCTTTCCACATTTGCCGCAAAGTATGACACTGGGGGGATTTATTCACAGAAGCTTGGTTTTGGGGCCAGAGCGCACTTGGTGACTGCCAGCTACGCCACAATCgtgctcccgctttcaccttgttctcgttttgctcatcatcctgaatttccatctcccgccttccgcATGTATTAAACAATCACACTTGTCACTTTCAAGTAATCAGGCACGTGAGGTGTCGTTTACTAGTTCCCATCCACATTACATTCCAGTGTGCTACTTCACAAGAAACCGAGATGCAGCTTGAGTTGACAAGTTCCTGGATTGATGCTGCAACAAGTGTCTGTTTTAAAAACGAAAATAATGGTGGTAGCGGCACAATGCAAATGTAAAGCATGGAATAGGTATCATAGGCCATTGCAAAGGGTATGCATAGAGACTAATACACCAGCCAGATTGGTGAATTTAGTCAGTCAGCATTGATGGTGTTCGCATGCTTTCAGATCCAGACTAAACGGAATTTAGCAATTTTAGCAACACCTGCTGCACAACATGCTCAATGGACGAAGTCAAAATGCAAAGCCTTGACAGCGGCAATTTCAACATGTAGCAGCAGCAATACAGCATCCTTATCATTTTAATTCCAAATATAATTAAATCCATGTTGTTTTCAAGTGGCATCTGGATGATATCcagtgcattcttttttttttgctttagctaGTGTCAAACATCCAGCTAGCACTGTGAACGTAGCTTCTAAAATTACGATAGGTATTAATACACCAGCCAGATTGGTGAATTTACTGTCAGTCAACGTTACTGTTGTTCACATGCTATCAGATGAGAAGGTTTAGCAACAGCTGCTGCATAGCATGCTCGATGGACTAAGTCAAAACGCAAAGCTTTGACAGTGGCAATTTCAAGAACACATGGCAGCAGCACTACGGCAACCTTATAATTTTAATTCCAGGTGTAATTAAATCCACGTTTTGTTCAAGTGGTATCTAGATGATATCCAGTGCATTTCAATGCTTTAGCAAGTGTCAAACATCCAGCACACACTGGAACATAGTTTCTGAAATTACAAAGTGTATTAGTACACCAGTCAGATTGGTGAATTTAGTGTCAGTCAAAGTTGGTGTTGGCCACATGCTGTCAGATGAGATTGTTGAGCAACACATGCTGCATAACAGGGTCGATTGACTAAGTCAAAATGCAAAGCCAATGAATGTAGCAATTTTAAGAGCATGTGGAAGCAGCAATACGACAACTTTATCGTTTTAATTCCAAGTATAATTGAATCCAGGTTTTGTTAAAGTGGCATCTGGATGATAtcaagtacattttttttttttgctttagcaaTTGTGAAACATCCAGCATGCACTGTGAACATAGCTTTTGAACTTACAAAGGGTATGCATAGAGACTAATACACCAGTCAGATTGTTGAATTTGGTGTCGGTCAACGTTACAGCACTGCACGGGTCTCATTTTTCAACCCCCGCCCAGCCTGGGCCTGCTTTATGAAGCCAGAGTTCAGCCCAGGCTCGTGATACTAAGCCTGCGCTGGGCCTGCGTTACTAAGCCCAGGCCCAACTCAGGCCCAGACGTTCATTACTAAGCTTAACCAGTGCCCACATGTGCATGACCAGGCCCTGCTCAGGCACACTGGAGGAAAtttgattattattattgctgcctTGCACTTTGTAGAGGGCAATCAGATGGAAAATCCGGTGTGTACATGCATTTAAATGTTGCTTTACCTGTGGTAGTAGCTTAGCTGTTGAGCTGTTGTGCTTCTAACCTATAGGATGCAGGCTCAATTCACGGCcatcgcggccgcatttcgatgggtgcgaaatgtaaaaacaactgtgtacttagatttaggtgcacaataaagaactcctgctggtcaaaattcatctggtccccactatggcgtgtctcgTAATCCTACCATGGTTCTGGCATGTAATGCACCAGAATATAAATGAAATGTTGCTTATGCAGCACATAAAGTTCATTACCAAAAAGTATAATGACAATAAAACATAGGAAAAGATTTTAAAACAAAGTGCACAGCTGGCATGAAAAAGCGGATAAAAGCAAACCCAGGGCATTCATGCTGTTATCTACACTCCACGTTGGAAACTATAATGATAACAAATTCTTAAAAGAGGCTCATGATTATTAATTTGTTGCAAAAGATAAAAGGCTTAAGGTTATATATGGTGAACAGCAGGCAGATGAAATGTAGAGTTCATATTCTGACTTCAACTTTAACGTAGTCACAACGTACAATGTAAATTATATAATCAAGCTGCCAAGACACCATTTTTCAGGCTATCCCAGATAAAAGGTTCCTTCTTTTCTTTATGAAATAAAGATAGAAAATGTGTTTAAAATGATGCACAGTGACAAAAAAGTCTGCACCCAAAAACGATGCTATGAAAATAGGATTGCATGAAAGCCAGCAAAGGGCTAAAATCTCCATGTTCTTGTGAAAAAACAGCAGCTTGCCTAGGCtctgttcgtgtgtgtgtgtatatatatacatatagacaGTCGAATTTACGAGcatacagcataaaataaacacacAAGTAGAAAGAGGCACCCTCGCATTAACGCTAAAATAATATAATAGCAACGAGATTGGCAACTGTGCAATCGCAAAAGCGATAACAAGGAAATGGTTTGAAGAACAGTTTTTTGTATACTTAATTTTTCCTTACACAGATACAATGTTTGTTTCAGTGCAAAAGAAAATGAGAACTTCATCTGTTCTTCTATTTTCTTTGCTAAGTTACACTAAGAGACAGCTCTTTGCACATGTCACTTCAGCTTTGCACTGAATGCTTTGGACCATGCAATCCATAACATTCGTGTGTGCTCGAAGGCCTCGATGGCTCGATGCCCTTTAATGAACAGGTCCGAGTCAGGCCCGGGCTTCAAGCCCGGGCTAGGCCCGGGTCAGCTGAAAAACACTTCGGACAGCTTGGCCCACAGGCCCAGGCTTTCAGGTTGGCCCAGGCGCATGAAGTGCTCTAGTCAACGTCGATATTCACATGCTTTCAGATGAGATTTAGCAACACCTGCTGCCTAACAGACTCGACGGACTAAGCCAAAATGCAAAGCCTTGACAGTGGCAATTTTAAGAGCATGTAGCAGCAGCAATATGGCAACTTTAACATTTTAATTGGAAGTataattaaatgttttttttcaagGGGCATCTGAATGATATCCAGTgcattatttttttgctttagcAAGTGTCAAACATCTAGCACACACTGCGAACATAGCTTCTGAAAGGCCAGATACCTAAATTTATTCTTTCTTATATTGGGACTCAGAACAGTAAGCCACAAGCCGTGCTTGTCACAATTCCAACTACTTTGACAATGTTCAATAACACTTGAATAGCATTTGGCTAGAGATGACACCAGCAAGAATGCTGGTGTCAGTTGGTCAATGGTATTCATGCCACTTGCATCTGAACATGTCTGTGACATTCTACTTGCTGGTAATGTACCTCAACTTGAAGCAAGAAAAGTGTCAGCTAGGTTACAGTGGGTGCGCTTATTTTGTATTACAACACAGTTAAACCAGTGAGAAATTTGAAAGCATACCGATAAGCATTTCAAGCTGTCAGTGTCTCACTAATCATTTGTAGGCCATGTTGTTTCCTCACGAAAACGCGCTGATGCCATCGCTCACACGACGTTGGTATAAAtgagcgaggcggttgtttatgctgctgtataccgaatACACCGTCTCTGGTTTGCCACTTgacgcagaggcaaacagtgcatctgTGAAATTGAGAAATGTGTTGGCAAAGCAACACGCACAGGCCCACCCATA
It includes:
- the Pdhb gene encoding pyruvate dehydrogenase E1 component subunit beta, mitochondrial, encoding MASMRNVIKGVSFKLKCQTLAFGRRSLSTTRALGVQLTVRDALNSAMDEEMERDERVFLIGEEVAQYDGAYKVSRGLWKKYGDKRVIDTPITEMGFAGIAVGAAFAGLRPICEFMTFNFAMQAIDQVINSAGKTFYMSAGHIAVPIVFRGPNGNAAGVAAQHSQCFAAWYGHCPGLKVVSPYSAEDCKGLLKSAIRDPDPVVFLENELMYGHAFEVSDEVKSKDFLVPIGKAKIERPGQHVSLVSHSKAVGVCLDAAKQLATQGVECEVINLRSIRPLDEEAIQASVMKTNRLITVENGWPHFGVGAEICASIVESPAFDYLDAPVIRVTGADVPMPYAATLEHESVPTEDHVVLAVKKLLNMQ